In Alteracholeplasma palmae J233, a single genomic region encodes these proteins:
- the gpmI gene encoding 2,3-bisphosphoglycerate-independent phosphoglycerate mutase — protein sequence MKKFAGLIIMDGLGLAKPSDSNAVTLAKTPYLEHLFKTYPHSTLVASGEAVGLPEGQMGNSEVGHLNLGAGRVVYQSLTRINVSIKDGSFFKNEAFLKAIEHVKKNNSKLHILGLVSNGGVHAYTTHIKALYDLAKQQGVSDKTYLHAFTDGRDTPQTSGLGYVTDLVNHGLKVATVSGRYYAMDRDNNWERLQKAYDTMVLGTGPKFKTAIEGIQDAYDNNLTDEFVNPFVVDENGLISDNDAVIFANFRPDRAIRIATAISNPEDTKLYHAEGKADFKFDKPLHNIFFVSMMHYNASVKGVLAYPLQDLKNIYGEVIANNGLRQFRSAETEKYAHVTFFFDGGREIELKGADRILVESPKVATYDLKPEMSAYEVKDKAVKAILSKQYDTMILNFANPDMVGHTGSIPATVKAVETTDACVKEVVEAILSIGGVAIILADHGNAEQMRDALGNPHTAHTTNLVPVIVTDKNVTVHEGALCDVAPTLLDFLGIDKPVEMTGKSLVTRK from the coding sequence ATGAAAAAATTTGCAGGACTTATCATTATGGATGGTTTAGGCTTAGCTAAACCAAGCGATTCAAATGCTGTTACATTAGCTAAAACTCCATATTTAGAACATTTATTTAAAACTTATCCACATAGCACTTTAGTAGCATCAGGCGAAGCTGTTGGTCTACCAGAAGGACAAATGGGTAATAGTGAAGTAGGACATTTAAATTTAGGAGCAGGTCGTGTTGTTTATCAATCATTAACAAGAATTAATGTTTCAATTAAAGATGGTTCATTTTTCAAGAATGAAGCTTTCTTAAAAGCAATTGAACATGTTAAAAAAAATAATAGTAAATTACATATTCTTGGTTTAGTATCAAACGGTGGTGTGCATGCCTATACTACTCACATTAAAGCATTATATGATTTAGCTAAACAACAAGGTGTATCAGATAAAACTTATTTACATGCTTTTACTGATGGCCGTGATACCCCTCAAACATCAGGTCTAGGTTATGTAACTGATTTAGTTAATCATGGATTAAAGGTTGCTACTGTTTCAGGTAGATATTATGCTATGGACCGTGATAATAACTGGGAAAGATTACAAAAAGCATATGATACAATGGTTCTAGGAACTGGTCCTAAATTTAAAACTGCTATTGAAGGTATTCAAGATGCTTATGATAATAATTTAACTGATGAGTTCGTGAATCCTTTTGTGGTTGATGAAAATGGTTTAATCAGTGATAATGATGCTGTTATCTTTGCTAACTTCAGACCAGATAGAGCAATTAGAATAGCAACAGCTATTTCTAATCCAGAAGACACTAAATTGTATCATGCTGAAGGTAAAGCTGATTTCAAATTTGACAAACCTTTACATAACATTTTCTTTGTTTCTATGATGCATTATAACGCAAGCGTTAAGGGTGTCTTAGCATATCCTTTACAAGACTTAAAAAACATTTATGGTGAAGTCATTGCAAATAACGGTCTAAGACAATTTAGATCAGCTGAAACTGAAAAATATGCTCATGTTACTTTCTTCTTTGATGGTGGTCGTGAAATAGAACTTAAAGGTGCTGATAGAATTTTAGTTGAGTCTCCTAAAGTTGCTACTTATGATTTAAAACCTGAAATGAGTGCTTACGAAGTAAAAGACAAAGCTGTCAAAGCTATTCTTTCTAAACAATATGATACAATGATTTTAAACTTTGCTAATCCAGATATGGTGGGTCATACTGGTTCTATCCCAGCAACAGTTAAGGCAGTTGAAACAACTGATGCTTGTGTAAAAGAGGTTGTTGAGGCTATTCTTTCTATTGGTGGAGTAGCAATCATTCTAGCAGATCACGGTAATGCAGAACAAATGAGAGATGCTTTAGGTAATCCTCATACAGCACATACTACTAATTTAGTTCCAGTCATTGTTACTGATAAAAATGTGACTGTTCATGAAGGTGCTTTATGTGATGTTGCGCCTACTTTACTTGATTTCTTAGGTATTGATAAACCTGTTGAAATGACTGGTAAATCACTTGTAACTAGAAAATAA
- a CDS encoding immunoglobulin-like domain-containing protein: MKKVLALFLLGVTAILLASCGINNEQKIDEIFDSITLPTETKDNIVLIEKSEKYPDAKFTWTSNNTSSLTSKGVVNRKEVDVTVQLFLLVELNSAKKTKTYSIKVLKDDKEIVIPTIDYKQFNNPYGFASLGITDRTNAVAKEVSTEIEFLETLENKENKVIKITKDLNMGYLNVVKNLKAANKDETRIKELTENNSLYRRNPNIPMLHPVLIEEGVGQLILDGREDLMIYSENGITIKHLTTHIKGNSKNIVIRNIKFADIWEWDEKDRGQYKENDWDYFTLENVNGLWFDHLSFSNSYDGIIDAKNNVENVTLSYLDLNFVVTDFITVQMDMLENNRTEHPYYDELRNSASKEDITIVAASQKKGFNFGNTTDGSGFENITVTMHHIYAKNLQDRFPRLRKGDVHLYNVISDATDISKLRNIGIPIVSQAIVPTEQGAVLMENSVFKNIAEAIKTHQDSNLDSRYTGKYKVINSYHITGETVYKGSSDDENTLWIQSNTNAAKQPFYFRNWQTIPYKYLLEETAKLEESFDKNQAGVVQLTDFDWLKIDISLSENSSNRGQMILPEMISLDKVVLVKKADTYVPNFKVINFYGNKELLLNTDYTYTTNLELDTTVPGKYEIEYIITSKTDSTNIIKIVQTVIVYDETKENEIYAYNISDEQNEMINISLNLYMKKGNLHYLITDLENLSQDDILNHQDKKLVEINDTSMMLENIQSNRKKYIYLITETNELYSQIIKYDIVNEEVIEITTEEEFNQMLSEPITKGKYYKLMNNLDFTGKTMSISTIFEGVLDGNGFKVMNLTEKNLRKGIFEEIKNGVVKNITFENIKLTELNKSDRNGLLSGAISGKTTIYNIEFNKIEITAKKNKLGLITGEIRLDSRVEINNIKITDVKLSANKLTAFLVGELGSLSKVIIKDIYMDVAIINAPSNEGAGLIANMVTNSNLDISNVYATNIHVSASHNVGFIAGKVNSEVRLNANNIFVELITYEMKKANYNTMVGNNDGISTLGEKVFLKGITKKDGNKGLGESTYIANDIILDETWFTENLKDMLDSESWKYQDNGLILK; this comes from the coding sequence ATGAAAAAAGTATTAGCATTATTTTTATTAGGTGTTACAGCTATTCTTTTAGCAAGTTGTGGAATCAATAATGAGCAAAAAATAGATGAAATCTTTGACAGTATCACGCTACCAACAGAGACTAAAGATAATATAGTTTTAATAGAGAAAAGCGAAAAATACCCAGACGCAAAATTTACTTGGACTTCCAATAATACATCAAGCCTTACTTCAAAGGGTGTTGTTAATAGGAAAGAAGTAGATGTCACAGTTCAATTGTTTTTACTAGTAGAATTGAATAGTGCAAAAAAAACAAAAACGTATTCTATTAAAGTTTTAAAAGACGATAAAGAAATAGTTATACCAACTATAGATTACAAACAATTCAATAATCCTTATGGCTTTGCCTCTTTAGGTATTACAGATAGAACAAATGCAGTTGCTAAAGAAGTTTCAACTGAAATAGAGTTCTTAGAGACGTTAGAGAATAAAGAAAATAAAGTGATTAAAATAACTAAAGATTTAAACATGGGATACCTAAATGTAGTCAAAAACTTAAAAGCTGCTAATAAAGATGAAACTAGAATAAAAGAATTAACAGAAAATAATTCTTTATATAGACGAAATCCTAATATTCCAATGCTACATCCTGTTTTAATTGAAGAAGGAGTAGGTCAACTTATTTTAGATGGAAGAGAAGATTTAATGATTTATTCTGAAAACGGAATAACCATTAAACACTTAACAACTCATATTAAAGGAAATTCAAAAAATATAGTTATCAGAAATATCAAGTTTGCAGATATATGGGAGTGGGATGAAAAAGATCGTGGTCAATATAAGGAAAACGATTGGGACTATTTCACATTAGAAAATGTTAATGGCTTATGGTTTGATCATTTATCATTTTCTAATTCTTACGATGGCATCATTGATGCAAAAAATAATGTAGAAAATGTTACATTATCCTACTTAGATTTAAATTTTGTCGTAACGGATTTTATAACTGTTCAAATGGATATGTTAGAAAATAACAGAACTGAGCATCCTTATTATGATGAATTACGAAATAGTGCAAGCAAAGAAGATATTACGATTGTTGCTGCTAGTCAGAAAAAAGGATTCAATTTTGGTAATACTACAGATGGATCAGGATTTGAAAATATTACAGTAACAATGCATCATATTTATGCTAAAAATCTACAAGATAGATTTCCTAGATTAAGAAAAGGTGATGTGCATTTATATAACGTTATATCAGATGCAACCGATATTTCTAAATTAAGAAATATAGGTATTCCTATTGTGAGCCAAGCGATTGTTCCAACTGAACAAGGAGCAGTTTTAATGGAAAATAGTGTCTTTAAAAATATTGCAGAAGCTATTAAAACACACCAAGATAGCAATCTAGACAGTAGATATACTGGAAAATACAAAGTTATTAATAGTTATCATATAACAGGTGAAACAGTCTATAAAGGATCAAGTGATGATGAAAATACTCTTTGGATCCAAAGTAATACTAATGCAGCTAAACAGCCATTCTATTTTAGAAACTGGCAAACGATACCATATAAATACTTACTAGAAGAAACTGCAAAATTAGAAGAAAGTTTTGATAAAAATCAAGCAGGTGTAGTTCAATTAACAGATTTTGATTGGTTAAAGATTGATATCAGTTTAAGTGAAAATAGTTCTAATAGAGGACAAATGATTCTTCCTGAAATGATTTCTTTGGATAAAGTGGTATTAGTTAAAAAAGCAGATACATACGTTCCTAATTTTAAAGTAATCAATTTTTATGGTAATAAAGAATTATTATTAAATACAGATTATACATACACTACAAATCTAGAGTTAGATACAACTGTACCAGGAAAATATGAAATAGAATATATAATCACATCAAAAACTGATAGTACAAATATTATAAAAATAGTACAAACAGTTATTGTTTATGATGAAACTAAAGAAAATGAAATTTATGCGTATAATATAAGTGATGAACAAAACGAAATGATCAATATATCACTTAATCTCTATATGAAAAAAGGTAATTTACATTACTTAATCACTGATCTAGAAAACCTATCACAAGATGATATATTGAATCATCAAGATAAAAAGTTAGTTGAAATTAATGATACTAGTATGATGCTAGAAAATATTCAATCTAATCGTAAAAAATACATATATTTAATCACAGAAACCAATGAACTTTATAGTCAAATAATCAAATATGATATTGTTAATGAAGAAGTGATTGAAATTACAACTGAAGAAGAATTTAACCAAATGTTAAGCGAACCTATAACCAAAGGAAAATATTACAAACTCATGAATAACCTTGATTTTACTGGCAAAACAATGAGCATCAGTACTATTTTCGAAGGTGTCTTAGACGGTAATGGATTCAAAGTTATGAATCTAACAGAAAAAAACTTAAGAAAAGGTATCTTTGAAGAAATTAAAAATGGAGTAGTTAAAAATATTACTTTTGAAAATATTAAGCTAACAGAGTTAAATAAGAGTGATAGAAATGGACTTCTTTCAGGAGCTATATCAGGAAAAACCACTATATACAATATAGAATTTAATAAGATAGAAATAACAGCTAAAAAGAATAAATTAGGACTTATAACAGGAGAAATAAGATTAGATTCTAGAGTAGAAATAAATAATATAAAAATTACTGATGTAAAATTATCAGCAAATAAATTAACAGCATTTTTAGTAGGAGAGCTAGGTAGCCTATCAAAAGTGATTATTAAGGATATTTATATGGATGTGGCAATTATTAATGCACCTTCAAATGAAGGAGCAGGATTGATCGCTAATATGGTAACTAATTCAAATCTAGATATATCTAATGTATATGCTACAAATATTCATGTTTCTGCAAGTCATAACGTAGGATTTATTGCAGGAAAAGTAAACTCTGAAGTAAGACTTAATGCAAACAATATATTTGTAGAATTGATAACTTATGAAATGAAAAAAGCAAATTACAATACCATGGTTGGAAATAATGATGGTATATCAACTTTAGGAGAAAAAGTATTCTTAAAAGGAATTACTAAAAAAGATGGAAATAAAGGATTAGGTGAAAGCACATATATAGCAAATGATATTATTTTAGATGAAACTTGGTTTACAGAAAATTTAAAAGATATGCTTGATTCAGAATCTTGGAAATATCAAGACAACGGGCTTATTTTAAAATAG
- a CDS encoding nucleoside kinase codes for MKINVLNQVLEVKKGDTLEEIAKQAKITDAVVATVDGRLRELTYKLEKDNSNVEFLNLSNTDAVRVYEASLRYLFAMATYNLYPEIKLRFNYSISRSILAVFEGYENVPEEKLENIINEVNRLVSLDLEIKRVKTTKDKAIEIYEKLNLKDKIDILKYREENNVNLYQTADYMNYMYSYMVPKTGHLKKFKAFNYHPGFIIQFPRTEFQGNIPPFVDAPTFGKALRNVAKWGKIIGGNTIDNINRYTETRDSQVDFVNLCETKLNNQLSELGKRIEENKEDIRLIAVAGPSSSGKTTFTNRLRIELLSLGIRPVMISMDDYYFRKEDAPKDKDGKPDLEHVEALDIELFNKDMLSLIQGNAVTLPKFNFHTGKREAGKTIKVDKNSPILIEGIHALNDRLTSLIPKHQKFRIYISPQTQLHIDNHNPISITDLRLLRRAVRDQKYRNSPVTSTMDMWPSVRRGEFKWIYPYQEEADFVFNSELTYEISVLKQFAMPHLLAIPAEDRHYITANRLVKFLKYFREIDPELVPNNSILKEFIGGSPFHD; via the coding sequence ATGAAAATTAACGTTTTAAACCAAGTTTTAGAAGTTAAAAAAGGAGATACATTAGAAGAAATAGCCAAACAAGCTAAGATAACTGATGCCGTAGTAGCAACCGTTGATGGTAGACTAAGGGAATTAACATATAAGTTAGAAAAAGATAACTCAAATGTTGAATTTTTAAACTTATCAAATACGGATGCTGTAAGAGTTTATGAGGCAAGTTTAAGATATTTATTTGCTATGGCAACATACAATTTATATCCAGAAATAAAACTAAGATTTAACTATAGTATCTCACGTTCTATTTTAGCTGTTTTCGAAGGTTATGAAAATGTTCCTGAAGAAAAACTTGAAAATATCATCAATGAAGTAAATAGATTAGTTTCATTGGATTTAGAAATTAAAAGAGTTAAAACAACTAAAGATAAAGCCATTGAAATTTATGAAAAGTTAAACTTAAAAGATAAGATTGATATTCTAAAATATAGAGAAGAAAACAACGTCAACCTTTATCAAACAGCTGATTACATGAACTACATGTATAGTTATATGGTTCCTAAAACAGGACATTTAAAGAAATTTAAAGCATTTAACTATCACCCAGGATTTATTATTCAATTTCCAAGAACAGAATTCCAAGGAAATATTCCACCATTCGTAGATGCCCCAACCTTTGGCAAAGCATTAAGAAATGTTGCTAAATGGGGTAAAATTATTGGTGGAAATACCATTGATAATATTAACAGATATACTGAAACAAGAGATAGTCAAGTTGATTTTGTTAACTTATGCGAAACAAAATTAAATAATCAATTATCTGAATTAGGCAAAAGAATAGAAGAAAATAAAGAAGATATTAGATTAATCGCAGTTGCTGGACCATCATCAAGTGGAAAAACAACCTTCACAAATAGATTAAGAATAGAACTTTTAAGCCTAGGGATTAGACCAGTTATGATATCAATGGATGATTACTATTTTAGAAAAGAAGATGCACCAAAAGATAAAGATGGAAAACCAGACTTAGAACACGTTGAAGCCCTAGATATTGAATTATTTAATAAAGATATGTTGTCTTTAATTCAAGGAAATGCAGTGACACTACCTAAGTTTAATTTCCATACAGGAAAAAGAGAAGCAGGAAAAACAATTAAAGTAGATAAGAATAGTCCTATTCTTATTGAAGGCATTCATGCCTTAAATGACAGACTGACTTCACTTATTCCAAAGCATCAAAAATTTAGAATTTATATTTCTCCACAAACTCAATTACATATTGATAACCATAATCCAATTAGTATCACAGACTTAAGATTATTAAGAAGAGCAGTTAGAGACCAAAAATATCGTAATTCACCTGTAACTTCTACAATGGATATGTGGCCATCAGTAAGAAGAGGGGAGTTCAAATGGATTTATCCTTATCAAGAGGAAGCTGACTTTGTCTTTAATTCAGAATTGACTTATGAAATATCAGTCTTAAAACAATTTGCAATGCCACATCTTTTAGCAATTCCAGCAGAAGATAGACATTATATTACAGCGAACCGCTTGGTTAAATTCTTGAAATACTTTAGAGAAATTGATCCAGAATTAGTTCCAAACAACTCAATTTTAAAAGAATTTATTGGTGGAAGCCCGTTCCACGATTAG
- the parC gene encoding DNA topoisomerase IV subunit A, with protein sequence MAVKKSTKLDKKLDSFVAEKVQTIKLEDIISERFGRYSKYIIQERALPDARDGLKPVQRRILYAMQQMGIFSNKSYKKSARIAGEVMGKYHPHGDSSIYDAMVRLSQDFKMRVPLIDMHGNNGSIDGDSAAAMRYTETRLSKEAEALLADIDKRTVNFIPNFDDEELEPTVLPAKFPNLLVNGAMGISAGYATKIPPHNLKEVVKATIALIDEPDMPFSKMARIIKGPDFPTGGIVQGKEGIQSALKTGAGKVIVRAKTMTEEMAKNQDRIVVTEIPYEVNKAELVKSIDTLRVNNSIDDILEIRDETDQEGLRIAIDLRKGANAQFIINYLLKNTDLQVSYNYNMVAIMNHRPVLVGVIPLLKTYIEHQKEVITNRSNFELEKALKRQHIVEGLIKMVSVVDEVIKIIRSSKNKADSKENLCKRFDFTELQAEAIVTLQLYRLSSTDILALEEENRKLDEKIKELNEILTNEKVLLEVIKGELMYYHDTLGTPRLSQIEEEIENIKIDETQLITDEKVVVGITKDGYVKRSSLRSYNASNLPGLKEHDAILYEEEVQTLDTLLLFTNLGNYIFLPVHKIDDQKWGDLGTYVNNIVTISKDEKIIKVYCISNFKVNLNLLLATKQGMMKQVKLEDLEISRYSKPVRVMKLSKDDEVVSVDMNQKNNIVVLSQNGYALRFKTEELPLYGLTASGVKGIALSENDSASVAFYAKDSDEFYFLTNRGHIIKDNVYELPVYSRYRKGIMILERQKTNPHLVMSASRLSKTQTKDNVAIRILSDKTGLLMPLSEVKYTPNKFGKKIIDEKGYYIEVKNSINEELEEPIIVTKKEPIVIKKQEEKAPIVEEVLVKKEKKIRLSRLDLFDDDDL encoded by the coding sequence ATGGCAGTTAAAAAAAGTACAAAACTAGATAAAAAATTAGATTCCTTTGTTGCTGAGAAAGTTCAAACAATTAAGCTAGAAGATATTATTTCAGAGAGATTTGGTAGATATTCTAAATATATTATTCAAGAAAGAGCATTACCAGATGCTAGAGATGGATTAAAACCAGTTCAAAGAAGAATTTTGTATGCGATGCAACAAATGGGGATTTTTTCTAACAAATCATATAAAAAGTCCGCTAGAATAGCCGGAGAAGTTATGGGTAAGTATCACCCACATGGGGATTCTAGTATTTATGATGCTATGGTAAGATTATCTCAAGATTTTAAAATGAGAGTTCCTTTAATTGATATGCATGGTAATAATGGTTCTATTGATGGAGATAGCGCAGCAGCTATGCGTTATACTGAAACTAGATTATCAAAAGAAGCAGAAGCACTATTAGCAGATATAGATAAAAGAACAGTCAATTTTATTCCAAACTTTGATGATGAAGAATTAGAACCTACTGTACTACCTGCAAAATTTCCTAATCTTTTAGTCAATGGAGCAATGGGAATATCAGCCGGATATGCAACTAAAATCCCTCCTCATAATCTAAAAGAAGTAGTTAAAGCAACTATCGCGTTAATTGATGAACCTGATATGCCGTTTAGTAAAATGGCAAGAATTATTAAGGGACCGGATTTCCCAACAGGTGGTATTGTTCAAGGAAAAGAAGGTATTCAAAGTGCTTTAAAAACAGGTGCAGGAAAAGTAATTGTTCGTGCTAAAACAATGACTGAAGAGATGGCTAAAAATCAAGATAGAATAGTTGTTACTGAAATACCTTATGAAGTTAATAAAGCTGAATTAGTTAAATCAATTGATACATTAAGGGTAAATAACTCTATTGATGATATTTTAGAAATAAGAGATGAAACAGATCAAGAAGGATTAAGAATTGCTATAGATCTTAGAAAAGGTGCCAATGCACAATTTATTATCAATTATTTATTAAAAAATACAGACCTTCAAGTAAGTTATAACTATAACATGGTAGCTATTATGAATCACAGACCAGTTTTAGTTGGTGTGATTCCTCTTTTAAAAACTTATATTGAACACCAAAAAGAAGTTATTACAAACCGTTCTAATTTTGAATTAGAAAAAGCATTAAAGCGCCAACATATCGTTGAAGGTTTAATTAAGATGGTATCTGTTGTTGATGAAGTTATTAAAATTATTAGATCTTCTAAAAACAAAGCAGATTCAAAAGAAAACTTATGTAAAAGATTTGATTTCACAGAACTTCAAGCAGAAGCAATCGTTACTTTACAACTTTATAGATTATCTTCAACAGACATATTAGCACTAGAAGAAGAAAATAGAAAATTAGATGAAAAAATCAAAGAACTAAATGAGATTTTAACAAATGAAAAAGTTTTATTAGAAGTTATTAAAGGTGAATTAATGTATTATCACGATACATTAGGAACACCAAGATTATCTCAAATAGAAGAAGAAATTGAAAATATTAAAATTGATGAAACCCAACTGATTACTGATGAAAAAGTAGTTGTAGGAATAACTAAAGATGGCTACGTTAAAAGATCATCACTTAGAAGTTACAATGCTTCTAATCTTCCAGGATTAAAAGAGCATGATGCTATTTTATACGAAGAAGAAGTACAAACATTAGATACATTACTCTTGTTTACAAACCTAGGAAATTATATATTCCTACCTGTTCATAAGATTGATGATCAAAAATGGGGAGATTTAGGTACTTATGTTAATAACATAGTTACTATTAGCAAAGATGAAAAAATTATTAAAGTCTACTGTATCTCTAATTTTAAAGTGAACTTGAATCTACTCTTAGCTACTAAGCAAGGTATGATGAAACAAGTTAAATTAGAAGACTTAGAAATATCAAGATACTCTAAACCAGTAAGAGTCATGAAACTATCTAAAGATGATGAAGTTGTATCAGTTGATATGAACCAAAAAAATAACATTGTTGTTTTATCACAAAATGGATACGCCTTAAGATTTAAAACAGAAGAGTTACCTTTATATGGTCTAACTGCATCTGGTGTAAAAGGAATTGCCCTATCAGAAAATGACTCTGCTAGTGTAGCATTCTATGCTAAAGATTCAGATGAATTCTATTTCTTAACAAATAGAGGACATATTATCAAAGATAATGTTTATGAGTTACCAGTTTATTCAAGATATAGAAAAGGTATTATGATTTTAGAAAGACAAAAAACAAATCCACATCTAGTCATGAGTGCGTCAAGATTATCTAAGACACAAACAAAAGATAATGTAGCGATTAGAATACTATCAGATAAAACAGGATTATTGATGCCACTTTCTGAAGTAAAATACACACCAAATAAATTTGGCAAGAAAATTATTGATGAAAAAGGTTACTACATTGAAGTTAAAAACTCAATAAATGAAGAGTTAGAAGAACCTATTATAGTCACTAAAAAAGAACCTATTGTGATTAAAAAACAAGAAGAAAAAGCACCAATTGTTGAAGAAGTTTTAGTTAAAAAAGAGAAAAAAATACGTTTAAGTCGATTAGATTTATTCGATGATGACGATTTATAA
- the parE gene encoding DNA topoisomerase IV subunit B — protein sequence MSDKVTKNYDEGSIQVLEGLEAVRKRPGMYIGSTDSRGLHHLVWEIVDNAIDEVLAGYGNEISLTILADNSIEITDNGRGMPYKKHALGVPTTQVIFTILHAGGKFGSEGGYKVSGGLHGVGSSVVNALSQFLEVTVYKDKGIYQQRFEDGGKTIGKMNRLGDTTKTGTKVWFKPDPKIFSTTLFQYDIIKERLRETAFLNKGLKIVLVDERKKNKDIFQYEDGIKEYVKFLNQNKGTVSDVSLLEGKYTTSKKNEIEVEIALQFSETYSENILSFVNNVRTKDGGTHEIGFKTGLTKAVNDYARKYALLKEKDSNLEGVDIREGLTAVISLRIPENVLEFEGQTKGKLGSPEARPATDAVIYEKMTFFFEENKEVANHVIKRSLAAQRAREAARKAREEARNGKKKVKREVLLTGKLTPAQGKDREINELFLVEGDSAGGSAKQGRNRRFQAILPLRGKVINTEKTNTETILKNEEISTIIHTIGADFGIDFDLKKSNYKKVIIMTDADTDGAHIQVLLLTFFFRYMRPLIEDGRLYIALPPLYKLTKKRGKKDEIQYAWSDEELKAALVDAGANYIIQRYKGLGEMNSDQLWDTTMNPETRTLIQVKIEDLNESDKHITVLMGDQVAPRREWIESNVDFEMNDDFDVSQKAGE from the coding sequence ATGAGTGATAAAGTTACAAAAAATTATGATGAAGGTTCTATTCAGGTTCTTGAAGGATTAGAGGCAGTAAGAAAAAGACCTGGAATGTACATTGGATCAACTGATTCAAGAGGACTTCATCATCTAGTATGGGAAATAGTGGATAATGCTATTGACGAGGTACTAGCTGGATATGGAAATGAAATAAGTTTAACAATATTAGCAGATAACTCTATTGAGATTACAGATAATGGACGTGGGATGCCATATAAAAAACATGCTTTAGGTGTTCCAACGACTCAAGTTATTTTTACAATTTTACACGCAGGTGGTAAATTTGGCTCTGAAGGAGGCTATAAAGTTTCTGGGGGACTTCACGGAGTTGGATCTTCTGTTGTAAATGCCTTATCTCAATTTTTAGAAGTAACAGTATATAAAGATAAAGGTATATACCAACAACGCTTTGAAGACGGCGGCAAGACAATAGGAAAAATGAATAGATTAGGGGATACAACTAAAACCGGAACAAAGGTTTGGTTTAAACCAGATCCAAAGATATTTTCTACTACCTTATTTCAATATGATATTATCAAAGAGCGTTTAAGAGAAACAGCTTTTTTAAACAAGGGATTAAAAATAGTCTTAGTAGATGAAAGAAAGAAAAATAAAGATATCTTTCAATACGAAGATGGGATTAAGGAATATGTTAAGTTTTTAAATCAAAATAAAGGTACAGTAAGTGATGTTTCACTCTTAGAAGGAAAGTATACAACTTCAAAGAAAAATGAAATAGAAGTTGAAATTGCTTTACAATTTAGTGAAACTTATAGCGAAAATATTCTATCTTTTGTTAATAACGTTAGAACTAAAGATGGTGGTACACACGAAATAGGATTTAAAACAGGATTAACAAAAGCAGTGAATGATTATGCTAGAAAATACGCACTTTTAAAAGAAAAAGATTCTAATTTAGAAGGGGTTGATATTAGAGAAGGACTTACAGCAGTTATCTCTCTTAGAATACCTGAAAATGTTTTAGAATTTGAAGGGCAAACAAAAGGCAAATTAGGTAGCCCTGAAGCAAGACCAGCGACAGATGCTGTTATTTATGAAAAAATGACTTTCTTCTTTGAAGAAAACAAAGAAGTGGCTAATCATGTTATAAAAAGATCACTAGCAGCTCAAAGAGCTCGTGAAGCGGCTCGTAAGGCTCGTGAAGAAGCTAGAAATGGTAAGAAAAAAGTTAAAAGAGAAGTCTTATTAACTGGAAAATTAACCCCTGCTCAAGGTAAAGATAGAGAAATTAATGAATTATTCTTAGTCGAAGGTGACTCAGCTGGAGGATCTGCTAAACAAGGAAGAAATAGAAGATTCCAAGCTATCCTACCTTTACGTGGTAAAGTAATTAATACAGAAAAAACAAATACTGAAACTATTCTTAAAAATGAAGAAATTAGCACAATTATTCATACGATTGGAGCTGATTTTGGTATAGATTTTGATTTGAAAAAATCAAACTATAAGAAAGTAATTATTATGACGGATGCTGATACTGATGGGGCACATATTCAAGTCTTACTCCTTACATTCTTCTTTAGATACATGAGACCTTTGATAGAAGACGGAAGATTATATATTGCGCTACCACCACTTTACAAACTGACTAAAAAACGTGGTAAAAAAGATGAAATACAGTATGCATGGAGCGATGAAGAATTAAAAGCAGCACTGGTTGATGCAGGGGCTAATTATATTATTCAAAGATATAAAGGTTTAGGAGAAATGAATAGTGATCAGTTATGGGATACTACAATGAACCCTGAAACAAGAACCCTTATACAAGTTAAAATTGAAGATTTAAATGAATCAGATAAACACATCACAGTTTTAATGGGTGATCAAGTTGCCCCAAGGCGTGAATGGATTGAAAGTAATGTTGATTTTGAAATGAATGATGATTTTGATGTATCACAAAAGGCAGGGGAATAA